One Pontibacillus yanchengensis DNA window includes the following coding sequences:
- the dgoD gene encoding galactonate dehydratase: MRITNLETYVVPPRWCFLKIQTDEGIVGWGEPVVEGRAETVKSAVNELSDYLIGKNPHHIEDHWNVMYRSGFYRGGPILMSAIAGIDQALWDIKGKFYDTPIYELMGGACRDSIKVYSWIGGDRPSDVGQAAKDVVDRGFKAVKMNGTEEMQYIDSHEKVEKAVSRIAGIREAVGDHIGVGIDFHGRVHKAMAKVLVKELEPYKPMFIEEPVLPEHNEALRDISSLTTTPIATGERMYSRWDFKDTLSNGYVDIIQPDLSHAGGITECKKIFTMAEAYDVAVAPHCPLGPIALAACLQTDATSHNAFIQEQSLGIHYNNGSDLLDYIQDKSVFDYNNGYVAMPKGPGLGIEINEEHVKKMAEEGHRWRNPVWRHKDGTVAEW; this comes from the coding sequence ATGAGGATAACCAATCTTGAAACATATGTAGTACCTCCAAGATGGTGCTTTTTAAAAATCCAAACAGACGAAGGCATTGTAGGCTGGGGAGAGCCAGTTGTAGAGGGCCGTGCAGAAACGGTAAAATCTGCAGTCAATGAACTGAGTGATTATCTTATTGGAAAAAATCCTCATCATATTGAGGATCACTGGAATGTTATGTATCGTTCTGGATTTTACCGTGGAGGACCTATTTTGATGAGTGCCATTGCTGGAATAGACCAGGCATTATGGGACATTAAAGGGAAATTCTATGATACTCCAATCTATGAGCTAATGGGTGGCGCTTGTCGCGATTCGATAAAAGTGTATTCCTGGATAGGGGGCGATCGCCCTTCTGATGTAGGACAAGCTGCCAAGGATGTTGTAGATCGTGGGTTTAAAGCGGTTAAAATGAACGGTACAGAAGAAATGCAATACATTGATTCGCATGAAAAAGTGGAGAAAGCTGTTTCCAGAATTGCTGGAATCCGAGAAGCGGTTGGCGATCATATTGGTGTTGGCATTGATTTTCACGGCCGCGTTCATAAAGCGATGGCAAAAGTGCTTGTGAAAGAATTAGAACCATATAAGCCAATGTTTATTGAAGAACCGGTACTACCGGAACATAATGAGGCATTGCGTGACATCTCTTCACTAACGACGACACCGATTGCAACAGGTGAACGTATGTATTCTCGTTGGGATTTCAAAGATACTCTATCTAATGGTTATGTTGATATCATTCAACCGGACCTTTCTCACGCTGGTGGTATTACAGAATGCAAAAAAATCTTCACAATGGCAGAAGCTTATGATGTTGCTGTAGCACCACATTGTCCGCTGGGACCAATAGCGCTAGCTGCTTGTCTACAGACGGATGCAACAAGCCATAATGCATTCATTCAAGAGCAAAGCCTTGGCATCCACTATAACAACGGTAGTGATTTACTTGATTATATTCAAGATAAATCTGTTTTTGATTACAACAATGGATATGTTGCGATGCCGAAAGGGCCAGGTCTTGGTATTGAGATTAATGAAGAGCATGTGAAGAAAATGGCTGAGGAAGGGCATCGCTGGCGTAATCCTGTTTGGAGACATAAGGACGGCACTGTCGCCGAGTGGTAA
- a CDS encoding C-terminal binding protein → MTFKVVVTDYEYDTLQPEREVIERAGGELVAYQCKTEDEVIEACKDADGILTQYSQISASVIENMERCKVIARYGIGYDSVDVKTATENGISVCNVTDYCLDEVADHTMALLLSSARKVTQQNQQVKKGTWDFNSAKPISRLRGKVLGLIGFGNIARTVAEKAKVFGLEIVTYDPFLTDEDAIRAGVTSVEWEELFQQADFLSIHVPLNEQTRGLVGKAEFSLMKHTATLVNTARGPIVDEEALVAALENNDFAGAALDVLETEPIRADHPMLKMNQVLLTPHISWYSEESEKELKTKAAQNVMDVLQGKQATYVVNQV, encoded by the coding sequence ATGACGTTCAAGGTAGTGGTTACAGATTATGAATACGATACGCTCCAACCTGAGCGAGAGGTGATTGAACGTGCTGGTGGGGAGCTTGTAGCTTACCAATGTAAAACAGAAGATGAGGTTATCGAAGCATGTAAAGATGCAGATGGAATTCTGACTCAATACTCACAGATTTCTGCATCTGTGATTGAAAATATGGAGCGATGTAAAGTCATCGCCCGCTATGGAATAGGCTATGACTCTGTTGATGTAAAAACAGCTACAGAAAATGGTATTTCTGTATGTAATGTAACGGATTATTGCTTAGATGAAGTGGCCGATCATACGATGGCGTTGCTGTTATCATCTGCTCGAAAAGTTACTCAGCAAAATCAACAGGTTAAAAAGGGAACGTGGGACTTTAACTCGGCTAAACCGATTTCACGTTTGCGAGGAAAAGTCCTTGGACTAATAGGGTTTGGCAATATTGCGAGAACAGTGGCTGAGAAAGCCAAAGTCTTTGGACTTGAGATTGTTACATACGATCCATTTCTAACAGATGAAGATGCGATTCGTGCGGGCGTCACATCAGTTGAGTGGGAGGAGCTGTTCCAACAAGCAGATTTTCTGAGTATTCATGTTCCATTGAATGAGCAGACACGTGGACTTGTAGGGAAAGCGGAATTTTCTCTTATGAAGCATACTGCAACATTGGTTAATACGGCGCGTGGTCCAATTGTGGATGAGGAAGCTCTAGTTGCAGCTTTAGAAAACAATGACTTTGCAGGAGCTGCACTAGATGTGTTGGAAACAGAGCCTATCCGAGCTGATCACCCTATGCTCAAGATGAATCAGGTGTTGTTAACTCCACATATTTCCTGGTATTCAGAAGAATCCGAAAAGGAATTGAAAACAAAAGCTGCACAAAATGTAATGGATGTTTTACAAGGGAAGCAAGCAACTTATGTGGTTAATCAGGTTTAA
- a CDS encoding bifunctional 4-hydroxy-2-oxoglutarate aldolase/2-dehydro-3-deoxy-phosphogluconate aldolase — translation MTKHKKISQLIDSGLIAVIRQPKEDDIHHIADALIKGGVGALEITVDTPGAFRMIENIKQTFGDQALVGAGTVLDAATAKRAIEARADFVFSPSFNKEMVDLTNRYGAISIPGVLTPTEMVTAYESGADLVKVFPATSFGPGYIKDLQGPLGHIPMIPTGGVTSENVGIFMENGAAAVGAGGSLLDKKAIQAKDFETLTNKAIEFRGSIKGARKESE, via the coding sequence ATGACGAAGCATAAGAAAATTTCACAGTTAATCGATTCCGGGCTTATAGCCGTAATACGTCAACCAAAGGAAGATGATATTCACCACATTGCTGATGCTCTTATAAAAGGAGGAGTGGGCGCACTCGAGATTACCGTCGATACTCCTGGAGCATTTCGCATGATTGAAAATATCAAGCAAACCTTTGGTGATCAAGCTTTAGTCGGAGCAGGAACAGTCCTAGATGCTGCCACGGCTAAGCGAGCGATTGAGGCGCGTGCTGATTTTGTGTTTTCTCCATCTTTTAATAAGGAGATGGTGGATTTGACGAATCGGTATGGAGCCATTTCGATTCCGGGTGTATTAACCCCAACGGAAATGGTGACAGCGTATGAAAGTGGAGCGGATCTAGTCAAAGTGTTCCCTGCTACTTCATTTGGACCAGGGTACATTAAAGATCTACAGGGGCCACTAGGTCATATTCCAATGATTCCAACAGGTGGGGTTACGTCCGAGAATGTTGGTATCTTTATGGAAAATGGCGCTGCTGCTGTAGGCGCTGGAGGATCGCTTCTTGATAAAAAAGCTATTCAAGCCAAGGATTTCGAAACATTAACCAACAAAGCTATTGAATTCCGTGGATCAATCAAAGGAGCAAGAAAGGAGAGCGAGTAA
- a CDS encoding AEC family transporter, with protein sequence MSVFIEVVLPVLLVFLSGYGIQKWKKLDIKSVSTIAIYILTPCLVFETFYDADLNSEYVSIVIFSIGLLVSIITINKVMKKVNGYNEAEESGMILSTAFMNSGNYGAPIVLFAFGEEGFAYSISFLVLQAIIMNFFGVYYAARGQAGMKLAFQSVLKMPATYAAIISLLLNVTNVPMSENILSAIKLIANGAIPGVMIVLGMQLADISIKSMEWGKITYATSIRLLASPLIAFGLVMILPMGDLLGKVLILSAAMPSAATTTMYAVEFDSRPELVSSITLVTTLASIITITVLLTFMA encoded by the coding sequence TTGAGTGTATTTATAGAAGTCGTATTGCCGGTTCTACTTGTATTCTTAAGTGGATATGGCATTCAAAAGTGGAAAAAACTCGACATTAAATCAGTCTCAACGATTGCGATATATATTTTAACGCCATGTCTTGTCTTTGAAACGTTTTATGATGCTGATTTGAATAGTGAATATGTTAGCATAGTTATTTTTTCTATTGGTTTACTGGTTTCCATTATTACGATCAACAAGGTAATGAAAAAAGTAAATGGATACAATGAAGCAGAAGAAAGTGGGATGATTTTATCAACTGCTTTCATGAATTCTGGGAATTACGGCGCTCCGATTGTTTTATTTGCGTTTGGTGAAGAAGGATTTGCATACTCGATCTCCTTCCTTGTCCTGCAAGCCATTATCATGAACTTTTTTGGTGTGTACTACGCAGCCCGTGGCCAGGCAGGGATGAAGCTTGCTTTTCAATCCGTTTTGAAAATGCCTGCAACCTATGCAGCAATTATTTCCTTATTGTTAAATGTAACGAACGTGCCAATGTCAGAGAATATACTGTCCGCCATTAAGCTCATTGCGAATGGAGCGATCCCTGGTGTTATGATTGTATTAGGTATGCAGTTAGCTGATATTTCAATCAAGTCGATGGAATGGGGAAAAATCACGTACGCCACTTCCATTCGGTTACTAGCATCACCACTAATCGCATTCGGGCTCGTAATGATTTTACCGATGGGCGATTTACTTGGAAAAGTACTTATTTTATCTGCAGCGATGCCATCTGCTGCTACGACTACGATGTATGCTGTCGAATTTGATTCACGACCAGAACTGGTCTCGAGCATCACCCTGGTAACAACGCTTGCCAGTATTATTACCATTACAGTTTTATTAACATTTATGGCGTAA